A stretch of DNA from Raphanus sativus cultivar WK10039 unplaced genomic scaffold, ASM80110v3 Scaffold1160, whole genome shotgun sequence:
aaaaaaacttgcctTTGTCTatgtagtttttaaaaaaatatttggggGCTGTTGCAAAAGTTTTCACTTAGCATGGTCGAGGTCCGGCCCTGTCTAATAGCTCTTTAACTCCTCCATTACTGTGTCCCTAAGAGCCAGGGAGAAGTATTTTTGGTTGAAGTGTGCATATTTTTCCCTAGCATGTTTTAGTGCTATTATGTTTTGGAATTGAAATTTGATGCATTTATGTTAGGTttctgatgttttttttttctctaaaagtTCTCACCCTCTTATTGTGTTAGATTTATATATCACCTCCATTGGTTGTCTAGATGATCAGTTGGATCTGCATCCTgcaaatgtttaaaattttacttcAATCGTCTGTTAATACTCTCTTTGTGTGTTTTGTGCAGGTCTTTCTGTGGCAGTGAGTTAAATGGAGAGGTACTGTATCTGACTCATCCTCGTTTTTGAGGAAAACTCTAGTTTTCATTCTTGAGCCAACAGTTTTTGTtcattgtttttactttttgttctttttacaTTATCAGTTACTTTCTGTATTTTAGTTGTTAAAGAACCGTAATCTGTCAAATCAATGCCACAGAAAGAGAGAGCATTTGTTATCTCTAAATCGATGGTTGATGAGTCTTCTTTATGTATCTTATAAAACTTGCAGAGGAACCCTGTTTCGAATGTTGAGCTATCGCTGGTCATTTTCAATTCCCATGGTTCATATTCTGGTATGTATTGCGCTCCATTACTGTGATATCCAAATACAAGCATTGTATTgggcgttttttttttttttttgcatgttcATGGCTATTCCATTTTATTCTTATTACTTCTTAGGTTGCTTGGTACAAAGGAGTGGCTGGACAAGAAATGTTGATATTTTCTTGCATTGGCTTTCATCCATACAATTTGCCGGCGGTGGTTTCAATGAAGCCGCCACAGCCGAAGGTCTTGCCGAAGCATTGATGGTGGGTAAACTTTATCTTTAATCATTCTATGACGTAACTAGAAATGCATGTGTTTGGGCCATTTTGACTAAGTTTAGTTTCTCagttaattttttctttttttccatgGGCTGATTGTAAATAGTGCTGCTTCTGTCAGAGATATTAAGATCCGTAAACctcacgttttttttttctgcctTTCATGACGCAGATGTTTCCTCCTCCTTCAGGCCAAGCTCAACCAAGTAATGATCTTAAAAGGCACTGTATTTTAATCACAGCTAGCAACCCCTACTCGTTGCCAACACCTGTATATCGTCCTAAACTGCAAAATGCGGAACGAAATGAAAATGGCGATGCGCAACCTGAAAGCCGTTTATCAGATGCCGAGACAGTGGCATCATATTTTTCTAGGGTACCTTTTTTTATTTGCGACTTGCTACaattacctttttttttctttgggaaTCCCTCACCTGCAATATCGGTCTGCCTGCAGTGCTCTGTTTCTTTGTCTGTTGTGTGCCCAAAGCAGCTTCCGAAAGTTAGAGCACTATACAATGCGGTGAGACTGCGtatctttttatatttcattagaTATTCAGCTTACATATGTGTTTCCTTTTCCAGTCATCTCTTAATCGTCAGTGCTACAGGCTGAAGTAAGATTGTTTTGtgagtaacttttttttttctattttaattgcAGGGAAAGCTCAATCCTCAAAGTGGGGACTTGTCAATTGACACGGTTAAGAACACATTCTATCTTGTCCTGATCTCAGAGAATTTTGTGGAGGCACGTGCTGCTTTAAGTCATACTGCTACCAATTTGCCACAGACTCAGAGCCCTGTGAAAATGGACAGGGCCACTGTTGCTCCATCTCTTCCAGTCGCTGGACAACCTCCAGCTCTTGTGCCATCAGGTACTTATGCTTAGCAGGCCCTATTTTTAGTTGAAATATCTTGCTCTCTTTGTGTGTCTTTCCGATTATATCCTGCTTCCTTTTATGTGAAGATCTCTTTTTTTGTGTGATTTTCAGCCAATGGGCCTATTCTTAGTCGGCAGCCAGTCTCCGTTGGACCAGTTCCAACTGCTACTGTGAAAGTTGTAAGTCTATTTGATCTTTTTAGTCGGTTGGAGGTGACAGCTTAATTGGCAAATAGATTCATGTTTGTTTGTTAGAAACTATAAATCGCAAATGGATTGTAAAAATTTATTCTGTGGTGCTTGATAAGACATTTAGTTAAATTGATTTAACGTTAGGTTCTTTTGAATATCCCATACGtatatatgaaatgaaatcTTATCAACTAATTAGATaacataacataaatatataaatcttgtTAATTGGATTTTTTGGAATTAAATTTCAGGAGCCTAGCACTGTATCTTCTATGGCAGCAGTTCCAAATTTTCCTCATATCCCCTCCTCCGTAGCTCGACCTGCTGCACCGGCAATCCCTTCAGTTCAAACATCTTCAGCATCGTCAGTTTCTCAAGAAATGATCACTAATGCTGAGAATGCACCAGATGTTAAGCCTGTGGTTAGTGTAATGACGCCACCATTGCGTTCTGGTCCTCCTGGAAATGTAAGTCTGTTGAATAACCTTTCCCAAGTTCGACAAGTCATGAGCTCTGCAGCTCTGGCGGGGGCAGCCTCGTCGGCTGGGCAAAGTGCAGTCGCAATGCATATGTCAAATATGATATCGACAGGAATGGCTACATCTCAGCCTCCTTCACAAACTGGGTTTTCATCTGGACAGCAGGGAAATACTTCAATTGCTGGTTCAGGTGCACTTATGGGAAATGCACAAGCGGGGCAAAGCCCGGGCCCTAATAATTCCTTTAGTCCTCAAACAACGTCAAACGTTACTTCGAACCTTGGTGTCTCTCAACCAATGCCTCAACCAATGCCAGGGATGAACCAAGGAAGCCATTCTGGTTCACAGATGATGCAAGGTGGAATTTCCATGAACCAAAACATGATGACTGGTCTCGGTCAAGGAAATGTCTCATCTGCAACAGGTGGAATGATGCCTACTCCAGGAGTTGGCCAACAAGCGCAACCAGGAATACAACAACTTGGTGGCAGTAACAGTTCAGCTCCTAATATGCAGCTGTCACAGGCGTCATCGGGGGCTATGCAGCCTTCGCAATCCAAATACGTAAAAGTCTGGGAGGTAATATCGGTTCACCTTGTCTGAAATAGCAGCGGTGGTCTGATGATAATTTTAACTTACATTTTCTAATTCATGTAGGGAAATTTATCTGGGCAAAGACAAGGGCAACCTGTTCTTATCACCAGACTTGAGGTATGTTTAGGGCACTGACTACCACCCCCATGTGCCCTTTTTCCCACTTTATGTAATTTGTAGGATCATATCTTTCTTTTCCAAACATTTGTTGGATTGCTCCTAGCAAATTGTAATGTCTTTGTTTATATTTGACAGGGTTACCGAAACGCTTCTGCCTCTGATTCGTAAGTTCATAACTAACTGAAATATGAAAATTGCTTTCTTACCCTTGTCAAGAGTAGACAAGTTTCATTAGCAGTCGACCTACGTATTGAGAAATGATTGTTAGCTGCTAAAGCAGTTtttgctttctctttttctGCGTCTCCTCAGGTTGGCAGCAAACTGGCCACCAACCATGCAGATTGTTCGTCTCATATCCCAGGATCATATGAATAACAAGTACTATCCTCTTGCTATAGCTTTTCATTGGTAGATGTTTGTTTTCTTATCACTAACTTTCATCTGCCTTTGTACCAGGCAATATGTTGGCAAAGCTGACTTCCTTGTGTTTCGAGCCATGAGTCAGCATGGGTTTTTAGGACAACTTCAGGATAAGAAGCTTGTAAGTTTTGTTGATATTCTATGCCAGTTATTTCCTTTTCCTATATATGTCCCGTTTATTCGAACTTGATAGCAATATGATGGCTGGTTACTGGTTTAATCGATATCTGTACGTAAGTCGTACGGGAAATCTATCAATCTTTTCACCGTACTCGTTACGGCTACTAAACTTGTAGCCTTGTTTTGATTGCCTAATCGTGTGCCTTGCTTTTTATGATAACAAAGTCTACCTCTGAAGTGCAGTGTGCAGTGATCCAGTTGCCGTCACAGACGCTGCTTCTCTCTGTCTCTGACAAGGCTTGCCGCTTGATTGGAATGCTTTTTCCAGGGGTAAGTAAGCACCAAGTAAGATATCTGTAGATGGTTTCACTTCACATGTATCCATTAGCTAGTGTCTCTTGAGTTTTTACTTCCAAACTGATTGCTAAAGGAGCCTGTCTAATCCATCATGCGCCCACTGCTTTCTCTACATATCGGTTTGATTTGAAGAAATGCAGTCAGTAGTTACTGAATCGTTTGTTCCTTTGTGATGGTTCTATCAGGATATGGTTGTGTTTAAGCCGCAAATTACAAAACAACAGCACCAACAACAGatccagcagcagcagcaacaacaaatccatcagcagcagcagcaacaacagcaACAGATCCAGCAACAACAACACCACCAACAGCAACAACTGCCACAActccagcagcagcagcaccatCAATTGTCACAACTCCAACATCATCAGCAACAGCAGCATCAGATGTCTCAGCTTCAACAAcatcatcagcagcagcagACTTCGCCTCTGAATCAGATGCAGCAGCAGACTTCGCCGCTGAATCAGATGCAGCAGCAGACTTCGCCGCTGAATCAGATGCAGCAACAGACTTCGCCACTGAATCAGATGCCGCAGCAGCAGCCTCAACAGATGGTTGGGTCAGGAGTAATGGGTGGTCAAGCTTTTGCACAAGGTCCTGTAAGATCACAACAAGGTGGTGGTAGTGGTGGAGGGCAGTCTAACATGCCAGGAGCTGGCTTCATGggataatgttaaaaaataaaactcttcTTCAGATTTCTACATTTTGCTAATTAGTTTTCATCGTATGAACAAAAATGCTTTCTTACTTGGTCTAACTCGATAAAGACCCGTATGGGTTTAGACTTAGTGTTTAGTTGGTGTCTTTTCTGCCTGAAAAATGGCATCCTCTTGTGGGTCTGACCATTACCGAAGCTACCAAACTATTATTGTTATTGTCTAggaaagtttatatatataaaaagtttggttagctcttctttttttatgttATGGCGTCATATTTAGGACTCAAAATCAAGAACCTCCTAATAGTCGACGTTTATCAGATTGACAAGGAAATAGAAGATCAAAACCATATATACTTACGGTCGTGATTGGATTTTAAGTTTGTTTGCAGATATGAAGGATGCATGTACAATGCAATATCAGtaacttttttaaaacactTGGCAAATGTTATGGTTTTATCAAGTCAGAATTACACTATTGTCAAACCAGAATTTAAATCTTTCGAATAAATCTTTTAAATGCATCTTTCATTATAGACCCCATTCCAATGAGCATTTGCTCACATATCACTCTCCTAGCTAGCTCTATCTGAACTTCAGATTCTGAAGTAAAACGCAAAACATGCTTCTTATGTTGTAGCCTTGTTGccgtttttcctttttttgttctttttcttttggtatcAGTCTATCAGATTTCCTATTGTTTTGCTCCGTTAAATTCAccattttgaatttgaatttttattatttcaaagaATAAGCAGTAAGACCACAATTATTGATAAGTTGtctaaaaaaacaaagaaagctTAATGATTGATATTGATAAGAGACAGAGGAACTATTAAGCGCACTAAAACTAAATCAACTGCCTTTTTGAATTCAAGACGACAAACACGACTTCTCTTCTCCACTCTTGAGCACACTCCTTGTCCTAAACCAATGTGAGTTTACCTCTGGTGGTAGGTCCTATTCACGTGGCACattataattttgataaaatatcgAAAAACTTTTGTACCACAGGTCAAGCCAATATACAAATGTATCGCAGCCATTAGATTTTCTCGATCGAATCATGCGAACATAACCAAAGGCCCTTTTCTTAAAAGATGTTTCAAGGAAAGAAAATGCCAGCACTGAAAATTTTATGTGTATTATTTAATCCACACAGGCTTGAACTTCAAGAGTGGTGGCACCATCAAGTGGGATCAGGAAAAGCAAAGATGCAAATTGATAAATACAATATTGAAAAAGCCAAAAAGCTAATTTTCAAAGTTTTCCACTCTTTTTATAGCTAATACTTCTCTAAATAGACGCTTTAACTCTTTGTGGGTGTGGTTGGTGGGCTGCATCAGTCTTTAAAATTCGAAAGGTTTTATTCTcctaataaaatcatttattttaaatgataagtAAAAACCTTTTTAAACAATTAATCGACCGTAAGAATGAGTCCAAACAAAATGAAACGTGAATCTTTGCACTACATTTCTTTTGTATGATCATGTAACTGCATGTTTCGTATTTGGCGTCGTACTACTACAAACATGTGTtatgacaacaacaacaacaacaaaacatgaCTTATGACGACAGAgttgagaaaagaagaaaatgtccaaagaagtagatgaagataatattatgttttggaAATCTCTCATTGGTTACGAAATCGATATATGTTTATTACCTCTAACTTTGTGATATTGTGGTATCCATAGCTCAATATGTATTCTTTTGATTTCTTACACATTTCTTGAATTTGACAAGTTTTCCACGTTTCTAGGTTCAGACAACTTCACAACTTTAAATGATCACCGTGCGGAAAAAACAAAGCCCTTCAGGTGCATTTAGTTTAGGTAAGATCTTTAAGAAAATTTacttaaactttattttattcatttaaacaAACTTTCTTTGGACAAAATAATAACTCAAAGCACCACATAGTTACTTAAAACTTAAAAGCTTAGTTATCTCCTTATATCAAGGGAATTGAGATCTATCCCACTTTTCTGcaaagacacacacacacaatggTCTCTGCTTCTCCCATTTCTCCTTCTAAGGTATTCCTCCATAAGTCATTCACCCTCtcatttatttctttcttttgtttttcttattaattagtTCTTGTTTGCAGGAAACTGATCAGAACTCTGGCGAGAAATGGGCGGGGGCGGAACCATCAAGGCCAGCCAAGTGGTGGTACTCCACCTTCCACACCGTCACAGCTATGATCGGTGCCGGAGTTCTGAGCCTCCCTTACGCCATGGCTTACCTTGGCTGGTACTCTCATTTCACTCTTTTCTATAAACTTTTCGccttaaattatgttttaaaaccaAGAAAATACAACATTAAGCCCATAATTTCTTCAGTTTTATGtgtatttcaacttttttttttgtgtatttcaACTTTCAAACGatcttaaaaacaaacaaaaggactatatataattttgttagcCACAATATAATTGttcttttttaaatacatataattgtttaaattaaacatGTAAATAAGTGGAAATTCACGTCTCGGATCTTTGTGATATAAGTTACTCTTTATTtccgtaaacctttttttttcgaGAAACAAACTCGTAAAAACTTTATACTACTTTTGGCTGATGATTTTGAACTAGTTGCAATTAAATTCAGATATAAGAATATCCATATAGAATATGTAAATCAGTAaatgagaaaagagagaaaaacaaGAAGCAACTGCACTATAAGCTGATGGTGACTTTGAAAGTAGTTGTAATTATTACTCAGATATAAGAAGATTCACAGAACATGCGAAACAAATTCCCCTTTAAGATGATTATTTTGAGCTAGTTGCAAGATTCATATATAGTGCATGcaaaaccaaaaagaagaagaagaagctaagtGCACTTTAAGATGATGATTTTGAACTAGTTGCAATAAAATTCAGATATAAAGGTTAGGGGTTACTTGTGAAATAACATGGGGACTGACCCAATAAAATTGAACAtgcaaaaaacaaaagaaaatcaattgTATTTTTCCTTTGTTGGTTTGGAAAATGACAAGGTAACTGATGTGTGGTGGAAACAGGGGACCAGGGACATTAATGTTGGTACTGACATGGGGACTGACCCTAAACACGATGTGGCAGATGGTACAGCTCCACGAGTGCGTACCGGGAACCCGGTTTGACCGGTATATCGATCTAGGCCGGTACGCTTTCGGCCCAAAACTCGGCCCATGGATCGTCCTCCCGCAACAGCTCATCGTCCAGGTCGGGTGCTGCATTGTTTACATGGTGACTGGTGGCAAGTGCCTAAAGCAGTTCGTGGATGTCACGTGCTCCACCTGCGCTCCCGTGCGATCGACGTATTGGATTCTCGCCTTCGGTGGGGTCCACTTCCTCCTCTCCCAGCTCCCTAACTTTAACTCCGTCGCCGGTGTCTCCTTGGCTGCCGCCGTTATGTCCCTCAGGTCAGTACTCTTTCACATCTTATCATCACGTTATCCTTTTACCATTTTGATGCAATACCATATATCATTAACGTGTTGTAACAAAATGCTACAAC
This window harbors:
- the LOC108823036 gene encoding mediator of RNA polymerase II transcription subunit 25 isoform X2, producing the protein MSSTNQLSEMKQLIVVAEGTAALGPYWHTIVSDYLHKIIRSFCGSELNGERNPVSNVELSLVIFNSHGSYSGCLVQRSGWTRNVDIFLHWLSSIQFAGGGFNEAATAEGLAEALMMFPPPSGQAQPSNDLKRHCILITASNPYSLPTPVYRPKLQNAERNENGDAQPESRLSDAETVASYFSRCSVSLSVVCPKQLPKVRALYNAGKLNPQSGDLSIDTVKNTFYLVLISENFVEARAALSHTATNLPQTQSPVKMDRATVAPSLPVAGQPPALVPSANGPILSRQPVSVGPVPTATVKVEPSTVSSMAAVPNFPHIPSSVARPAAPAIPSVQTSSASSVSQEMITNAENAPDVKPVVSVMTPPLRSGPPGNVSLLNNLSQVRQVMSSAALAGAASSAGQSAVAMHMSNMISTGMATSQPPSQTGFSSGQQGNTSIAGSGALMGNAQAGQSPGPNNSFSPQTTSNVTSNLGVSQPMPQPMPGMNQGSHSGSQMMQGGISMNQNMMTGLGQGNVSSATGGMMPTPGVGQQAQPGIQQLGGSNSSAPNMQLSQASSGAMQPSQSKYVKVWEGNLSGQRQGQPVLITRLEGYRNASASDSLAANWPPTMQIVRLISQDHMNNKQYVGKADFLVFRAMSQHGFLGQLQDKKLCAVIQLPSQTLLLSVSDKACRLIGMLFPGDMVVFKPQITKQQHQQQIQQQQQQQIHQQQQQQQQQIQQQQHHQQQQLPQLQQQQHHQLSQLQHHQQQQHQMSQLQQHHQQQQTSPLNQMQQQTSPLNQMQQQTSPLNQMQQQTSPLNQMPQQQPQQMVGSGVMGGQAFAQGPVRSQQGGGSGGGQSNMPGAGFMG
- the LOC108823036 gene encoding mediator of RNA polymerase II transcription subunit 25 isoform X1, with protein sequence MSSTNQLSEMKQLIVVAEGTAALGPYWHTIVSDYLHKIIRSFCGSELNGERNPVSNVELSLVIFNSHGSYSGCLVQRSGWTRNVDIFLHWLSSIQFAGGGFNEAATAEGLAEALMMFPPPSGQAQPSNDLKRHCILITASNPYSLPTPVYRPKLQNAERNENGDAQPESRLSDAETVASYFSRCSVSLSVVCPKQLPKVRALYNAGKLNPQSGDLSIDTVKNTFYLVLISENFVEARAALSHTATNLPQTQSPVKMDRATVAPSLPVAGQPPALVPSANGPILSRQPVSVGPVPTATVKVEPSTVSSMAAVPNFPHIPSSVARPAAPAIPSVQTSSASSVSQEMITNAENAPDVKPVVSVMTPPLRSGPPGNVSLLNNLSQVRQVMSSAALAGAASSAGQSAVAMHMSNMISTGMATSQPPSQTGFSSGQQGNTSIAGSGALMGNAQAGQSPGPNNSFSPQTTSNVTSNLGVSQPMPQPMPGMNQGSHSGSQMMQGGISMNQNMMTGLGQGNVSSATGGMMPTPGVGQQAQPGIQQLGGSNSSAPNMQLSQASSGAMQPSQSKYVKVWEGNLSGQRQGQPVLITRLEGYRNASASDSLAANWPPTMQIVRLISQDHMNNKQYVGKADFLVFRAMSQHGFLGQLQDKKLCAVIQLPSQTLLLSVSDKACRLIGMLFPGVSKHQDMVVFKPQITKQQHQQQIQQQQQQQIHQQQQQQQQQIQQQQHHQQQQLPQLQQQQHHQLSQLQHHQQQQHQMSQLQQHHQQQQTSPLNQMQQQTSPLNQMQQQTSPLNQMQQQTSPLNQMPQQQPQQMVGSGVMGGQAFAQGPVRSQQGGGSGGGQSNMPGAGFMG